Proteins from a genomic interval of Bradyrhizobium sp. CCGB01:
- a CDS encoding ABC transporter substrate-binding protein yields MRRLVIILLAVIASAYVTLAALPAAADEGVVVTDITGRTVTLPRPAKRVLLAEGRQIIALSLLDPKPVDFIAAWLGDFRRNDSESYAQYRRKFPEIDQVPVLGIGSDGTFPVERAIEIKPDVAVLGISFAPGGRANDVARQLEAAGIPVVFTDFFVAPFEHTVASVRILGRVIGRDARADEFAEFYEPRMKRIADLVARANGPRPRVLLETHASVGDCCHAPGAGNIGRFIAFAGGDSISASVAPGPTAQLSLEYVIAANPDIYIATGGAHLKASGGLVIGPGFDPAAIRERLAAVVARPGFSGLSAVRNGRVHGLFHNIISTPLNLVAAEALARWIHPEAAREIDPDATISELNARFLAVPLQGVYWIDLK; encoded by the coding sequence ATGCGCCGCCTTGTGATCATTCTCCTCGCTGTGATCGCGTCCGCGTATGTCACGCTTGCCGCTCTGCCGGCCGCGGCGGACGAAGGCGTCGTCGTGACCGATATCACGGGCCGCACCGTCACCTTGCCGCGCCCCGCAAAGCGCGTGTTGCTCGCGGAGGGTAGGCAGATCATCGCGCTGTCGCTGCTCGATCCAAAGCCGGTCGATTTCATCGCGGCCTGGCTCGGCGACTTCCGCCGCAATGACAGCGAGAGCTACGCGCAATACCGCCGGAAATTCCCTGAGATCGATCAGGTCCCGGTGCTCGGCATCGGCAGCGACGGCACCTTTCCGGTCGAACGGGCCATCGAAATCAAGCCCGACGTTGCCGTGCTCGGGATCTCCTTCGCACCTGGCGGCAGAGCCAATGACGTGGCGCGGCAGCTCGAAGCCGCCGGCATCCCGGTCGTGTTCACCGACTTCTTCGTCGCGCCGTTCGAGCACACGGTGGCGAGCGTGCGTATCCTCGGCCGGGTGATCGGGCGCGATGCGCGGGCGGATGAGTTCGCCGAATTCTACGAACCGCGCATGAAGCGCATTGCCGACCTCGTCGCGCGTGCCAATGGGCCGCGTCCGCGCGTACTGCTGGAGACGCACGCGAGCGTCGGTGACTGTTGCCACGCGCCGGGCGCCGGCAACATCGGCCGCTTCATCGCATTCGCCGGCGGCGACAGCATCTCGGCCTCCGTCGCGCCTGGGCCGACCGCGCAGCTCAGCCTCGAATATGTCATCGCGGCCAATCCCGACATCTATATCGCCACAGGCGGGGCTCATCTGAAAGCGTCAGGCGGTCTCGTCATCGGGCCCGGCTTCGACCCTGCGGCCATTCGCGAGCGGCTCGCCGCGGTGGTGGCGCGGCCGGGCTTCTCCGGCCTCAGCGCCGTCCGCAACGGCCGCGTCCACGGGCTGTTCCACAACATCATCTCGACCCCGCTCAATCTGGTCGCGGCCGAGGCGCTGGCGCGCTGGATCCACCCGGAAGCCGCGCGCGAGATCGATCCCGATGCGACCATCTCCGAGCTCAACGCCCGCTTCCTCGCCGTGCCGTTGCAGGGTGTCTACTGGATCGACCTGAAATGA
- a CDS encoding alpha/beta hydrolase — protein sequence MIDAVLPGASVRDMRSNAGHDYRIFVWQPEPRPRGPLPVLYLLDGNGMFPIAAAALALQSRRAERTGVAPSIIVGIGYPAAHWIDARRRTCDYTPPVAGGRLAQRPGNREWGETGGADHFLDFIQHELAPAISNEFPIDPDRTALFGHSFGGLFALYALLTRPALVRSTIAASPSIWFAPDDLRERLANFAAPPMARRRVLVTVGSLEQGGMSGDNDADDYGSWIRRNRMVDNAREFSAELGRAGDASLDVSFRMFEDENHASVVPSAISLALRFALSPK from the coding sequence ATGATCGATGCCGTGCTGCCCGGTGCGTCGGTGCGCGACATGCGCTCGAACGCCGGGCACGACTATCGGATATTCGTCTGGCAGCCGGAACCGCGGCCGCGCGGGCCGCTGCCCGTGCTCTATCTGCTGGACGGCAACGGGATGTTTCCGATCGCGGCGGCCGCGCTGGCGCTGCAGTCGCGCCGCGCCGAGCGTACCGGCGTGGCGCCGTCGATCATCGTCGGCATAGGCTATCCGGCCGCGCACTGGATCGATGCCAGGCGGCGGACCTGCGATTATACGCCGCCGGTCGCCGGAGGTCGCCTCGCGCAGCGGCCGGGCAATCGCGAATGGGGCGAGACCGGCGGCGCCGACCACTTCCTCGACTTCATCCAGCACGAGTTGGCGCCGGCGATCTCGAACGAATTCCCCATCGATCCCGACCGCACCGCGCTGTTCGGTCATTCCTTCGGCGGCCTCTTTGCGCTCTACGCGCTCTTGACCCGGCCGGCGCTGGTCCGTAGCACCATCGCGGCCAGCCCGTCGATCTGGTTCGCACCCGATGACCTCAGGGAGCGGTTGGCAAACTTTGCGGCGCCGCCGATGGCGCGGCGGCGCGTGCTCGTTACCGTCGGCAGCCTCGAGCAGGGCGGCATGTCCGGCGACAATGATGCCGACGATTACGGATCATGGATACGGCGCAACCGGATGGTGGACAACGCCCGCGAATTCTCGGCCGAACTTGGGCGCGCAGGCGACGCCTCGCTCGATGTGTCCTTTCGGATGTTCGAGGACGAGAATCATGCGTCCGTGGTGCCATCAGCCATCAGTCTCGCGCTTCGTTTCGCGCTGTCGCCGAAGTGA